A single region of the Triticum dicoccoides isolate Atlit2015 ecotype Zavitan chromosome 2B, WEW_v2.0, whole genome shotgun sequence genome encodes:
- the LOC119360958 gene encoding uncharacterized protein LOC119360958, translating into MLISWRAFFISTSLFVYKSHTIDKAEQTAEATVEMVEKVAEAAERIADDVSEVFPGNERLKKAASSVKAVADEIEKDVDKAEALLHKIDEIEEEVDSVVESFTKKGSGKNK; encoded by the exons ATGTTAATATCTTGGCGTGCGTTTTTTATTTCAACTTCTCTCTTTGTGTATAAATCACACACGATAGATAAGGCGGAGCAAACAGCAGAGGCAACAGTAGAGATGGTCGAGAaggtggccgaggcggcggagAGAATCGCCGACGACGTCTCTGAAGTGTTTCCCGGCAATGAAAGACTCAAGAAGGCAGCATCCAGTGTCAAAGCCGTGGCAGATGAGATCGAGAAGGATGTGGACAAAGCCGAGGCACTACTCCATAAG ATAGATGAGATAGAGGAAGAGGTGGATTCTGTAGTGGAGTCTTTTACGAAGAAAGGGTCAGGAAAGAATAAGTAG